GGATGGAAAGATGTGGATAATCCATTTAAGGAAGCTACTGATGGCATTGGAAGGTGGTTCAAACAAATCAAACCACTTCATGTAGTTTCCTTGATAATAATGGTTCTGATTTTGGCATATCCTTCATATGATATAGCTGACCAACAGACTCGTGGAACGGGTGGTCCTAATGGATACTGGATAGAAGCTACGATGTGGCTAAACTCTAACACACCGGATCCGGGATTGGACTACTATGAGAGCTATGATGTCATTGATAGTGGTGAGTTATACCCATATCCTGATACAGCGTATGGTGTAATGTCATGGTGGGATTACGGTCATTGGATCGAAGTCATAGGGCACCGTATTCCAAATGCAAACCCATTCCAGCAAGGTGTTGGTGGGCGGAGAAATAGTATTGATGAAGAAAATCAACCCGGAGCATCCACATTCTTCACAGCTCAATCTGAAGGGGAAGCAACTGCAGTGCTTGAAGCAGTCCACCCTGATCCGGATAAAGCAGGTGCACGTTATGTAGTATCAGATGTTGAAATGGCAACTGGAAAATTCTATGCTATGGCTGCATGGACACTTGACACGAATGATTATTATGTCGGAGTACAAACCGATCAGGGTACACAAACCGTTCCAGGAGAACGATATTTCAATTCTATGGAATCACGTTTGCATATTTTCGACGGAAATGGTCTTGAACAATATCGCCTGGTTCACGAAACACCGGCTGCCAGCACAGCAGAGATTGGATACAAACAAGTCTACAATGTGCTATTTTCCAATGGTAACAATATTGAAGAATCAAACACAGGGTATGTAAAAATCTTTGAATATGTTGAAGGTGCGACCATTGCAGGTGAAGCTCCAGAAGGAGAAATTGTGACTATTAGCACAACAATTAAAACGAGCACAGGTAGAACATTCCTTTATTCACAATCAATGGTTTCGGATGGTGCATTTGAATTCGTTGTTCCATATTCAACTCTGGGCTCATTGGCTGGCGAGACACAATTTGATACTATGCCTGTTAGCCAATATGCGGTGACTTACGGTGATGTAGTGGAAAAAGTAGATGTTGCTGAAAGGGATGTATTGGATGGGAATGTGATCGAATTATGATTCATAGCTACTTTTTGATTGTTTTTTCATTATTTGAGGATTGTTTACAATGGAAATAAAAAAGGCGGTTATTCCTGCTGCAGGTCTTGGTACTCGCTTTCTTCCGGTGACGAAGTCCATGCCGAAAGAAATGCTTCCAATAATTGACAAACCAGTTATCCATTATGTTGTTGAGGAGGCTATTGCTGCAGGTATAGATGACATCATTTTTGTTACAGGTAGAAGTAAACGTTCCATTGAAGACTATTTTGATGAATCCCCAGAATTGGAGATGCACCTTCGCAATAGTCACAAAGATGATCTCTTGAAAATCGTAGAAGATATTTCTTCAATGGTTGATATCCATTACATAAGGCAGAAAGAACCAAAAGGACTTGGTGATGCCATAATGCGTTCCAGAAAGCATGTCAATGGCGACCCATTTGCGGTGCTTTTAGGCGATGATATAATTGTTAACAAAACTCCCTGTATTCGGCAACTGATAGAAGTATCCAAAAAATATCAGTGTTCTACGATTGCAGTGGAGCAAGTTCCACGTAAGAAAGTTAGTAGTTATGGAATCATAAAGGGGCAACCACTTGAAGAATCTCTTTACATTCTTGAAGACATCGTGGAAAAACCTTCAATTGACAAAGCGCCATCAGATATTGGAGCAATAGGAAGGTATGTGTTTACCCCGGAAATATTTGATTGCATAAATGAAGCTGGAATCGGGGTTGGGGGCGAAATTCAGCTTACAGATGGTATTCGTATGCTTAATAAAATGCAGAAAGTCTATGCTTATAAATTTGCAGGCCGGCGCTATGATACCGGGGATAAATTAGGTTATGTGAAAGCAATCATTGATTTTGCAATCCAGAACGAAAGTTTTGGCTCTCAAGTAAAGGATTACTTGTGCAAAAAAGTCGATTAATTAAATTTTTAACTTCTCCATGTTTTTGTTTTCCGCTACTTACAAATATCATCGTGCAAATCGTACATTCGGGTGAGAGCATGAAAAGCATGATCAAAGGAAAAGCATGGCTGTACGGGGATGATATTGATACCGATGTTATTATCCCCGGGAAATATTTGAGAACCACCGACATGCAGGTCTTTGCCGATCATGCAATGGAGGGCATTGATCCCGGATTTTCCAAAAAAATATCTCCCGGTGACATAATAGTTGCAAGGAATAATTTTGGTTGTGGTTCTTCAAGGGAGCAGGCGCCACTTGCCCTGAAACATGCGGGGGTAGGCTGCGTAATTGCAAATTCCTTTGGGCGCATTTTTTTCCGCAATTCCATTAACGTAGGGCTTCCCCTTATGGAAGCAGATGTTACCTGCAAAGAAGGGGATGAAGTGGAAGTCGATCTTCTTAAAGGGCAAATCACAGTTGGTGACAAGGTCTTTGAAGGTCACAAATTGCCAGATTTCCTGCTTGAAATTCTTACCGATGGTGGTCTTGTGGAGCACCGCAAAAAACAGAAACAGGGTTAATTCATGATCTTCCCTCAGGAATACAAGCATGTGGGTATGACTCACATCTCTCCGGAAGAGAGTGAAAATGAACCAGTTTATTTTCTTTCACAATACATTATCGTAAACAAGCCTGAGGGAGCAAGTAAAAAGTACTGGCTTTACGAAGTCCAGCATGAAGGTGAAGGCCTGCTGCGGAGAGTTACAGATATTATGTTGCTTGCTGGCCCTGAGAACATACTAAGTTATGAAGAGCATCTGAACATAAAAAACAGGAATTTGCTGGTTGAAACTGCTCATTCTCTCTGCAAAGGAGATATCAATACAGTTCTTTTTACGGGAATTGACAATCATGTGACTTTTGTTCATGATCCTGATATTTCTGAAATAATTGAAGTTGAGATTCTTGATGTGGCTCCTCCATATCCTTCAAGGCTTTGTGATGTGATCAGGAGACTTGAGAAATCGGGTATTTTTGGTGAATTCGGAATGCGGTTTACTGAGAATATAGTTGATCTAAAGCAGTTTGAAGGGGATAATACAGTGTTCCCATGTTCTGCATCCGGGCTCTCAGGAAAATGCCTTGACAATGATGTTATTACGGAGCCTGGTTCCCTGCTCGTAGGTTGTGAAATATCTCAAGCACTTTTTGAATCCAGATTTCCGGGGTTGGAATATAAATTTATCAGTATTTGTCCCTTTAGTTCTGATATTGTAAAACCAACAAAACCATTTATTGCACGTTGTTGTCAAGCAGAACGTTCCGGACAGGTGACAATTGATGATATTCCGGGAGCTACAGTCCACTGGGGTGCTTCGGAATTCCAGATTGCAGATGCGATTCGTGTCCTTGTCCAGAGGCTTAAGGAGGAAAACAGATGAAATTAGCAGTAATTGAAGGAGATGGGGTTGGAAAGGAAGTTATACCGGCTGCTCTTCAAGTGTTGGATTGTTTTCCTATTTCTTTCGAAAAAGTTCCATTTGAAGTTGGCTACGGGCGCTGGGAAAAAACAGGACAGGCAATTTCAGACGACGATATTGAACTTCTCAGAGGTTGCGATTGTATCCTCTTTGGGGCTGTTACAACCCCTCCTGATCCCAATTACAAAAGTGTTCTTCTGACGATTCGGAAGCAACTTGATCTCTATGCAAATATAAGGCCTATTCATCCCATAAAAGGAATCCACGGTGTAAATGCATCAAGCGATTTTGATATTCTGATAGTCAGGGAAAATACTGAAGGTATGTATTCAGGTATCGAAGAAGTAGGCTCAGAAGAAGCTTTCACAAAGCGGGTTGTAACAAAACATGGCTCGGCCCGTATTGCCGAGGTTGCATGCAAATTTGCAAAGAAACGCAATCAAAAACTGACAATAGTGCATAAATCCAATGTACTCAAGTCAGACACCCTTTTTTTGGATACGTGCAGACAGGTTGCGAACTCTATGGGAGTTGAACACAATGATATGCTTGTTGACGCAATGGCCTACGATATGATCCGCTCTCCTGAAAAGTATGGTGTAGTTGTTGCTACCAATCTTTTTGGGGATATTCTGAGTGATCTGGGGGCGGCTCTAGTTGGCAGTCTTGGCCTTGTGCCAAGTGCAAACATCGGTAAGAACCAGGCATTTTTTGAACCAGTTCACGGAAGTGCTCCTGATATTGCAGGACAGGGGATTGCAAATCCTATAGCTGCAATTCTTTCTGTGAAAATGTTACTTAACTGGATGGGCGAAGACGAAGCTGCCGGAAAGGTAGAGATGGCAGTCGAAAAAGCGATTTCCAACGGTGTCAAAACTCCTGATCTTGGGGGAAAAGCAACTACTCAGGAACTAACATAGGAAGTTGTTAGGATACTACGTTCCAGCGTTTGATTTTTAAAATCCTTTTCAGGTTCCCAGCAGGACTCCTACAGCGTTTTCAGTGAACACTGCACCGACTCCGCCTATCCACATCATTATTACGAAATCAGTGGTTCCGCTTAGCATATGCCCTCCGTTAACAACTCTTATGAGGAGTGCTGATACAGCGGCGTGCACAAACACAATAAACATGATCATAAGAGAAAGGAGTTGTACACTTCCGATGTCAGTGTAAATGATCATTCCCAGTGACATATCCGAATCCATTTGCATGGAAGTAAACATATCCTGCATAAGTCCGACTACGCTTACAGAAATGTTAAGGGTAAAAGCGATACCTGCAGTCAGCCCATATAGGACACCTACCAAGCTTGAAGCTGACTGATATCTCTTTTTTCGAAGATTGACAATTTTCAGGAAATTACTTGCAAGCATATCCCCTATTAATTCCGGTTTTCCTCCAAGATTTGTCGCTTCCACAAAAATCTCACTGAATCGCTGGATTAGGTTGCTTCCGGTATTTGCGGCAAACATTTCCCATGCCTGGAATTTGTCAATCCTTGTGTT
This genomic stretch from Methanohalophilus levihalophilus harbors:
- the galU gene encoding UTP--glucose-1-phosphate uridylyltransferase GalU; protein product: MEIKKAVIPAAGLGTRFLPVTKSMPKEMLPIIDKPVIHYVVEEAIAAGIDDIIFVTGRSKRSIEDYFDESPELEMHLRNSHKDDLLKIVEDISSMVDIHYIRQKEPKGLGDAIMRSRKHVNGDPFAVLLGDDIIVNKTPCIRQLIEVSKKYQCSTIAVEQVPRKKVSSYGIIKGQPLEESLYILEDIVEKPSIDKAPSDIGAIGRYVFTPEIFDCINEAGIGVGGEIQLTDGIRMLNKMQKVYAYKFAGRRYDTGDKLGYVKAIIDFAIQNESFGSQVKDYLCKKVD
- a CDS encoding 3-isopropylmalate dehydratase small subunit produces the protein MKSMIKGKAWLYGDDIDTDVIIPGKYLRTTDMQVFADHAMEGIDPGFSKKISPGDIIVARNNFGCGSSREQAPLALKHAGVGCVIANSFGRIFFRNSINVGLPLMEADVTCKEGDEVEVDLLKGQITVGDKVFEGHKLPDFLLEILTDGGLVEHRKKQKQG
- a CDS encoding DUF7714 family protein, giving the protein MIFPQEYKHVGMTHISPEESENEPVYFLSQYIIVNKPEGASKKYWLYEVQHEGEGLLRRVTDIMLLAGPENILSYEEHLNIKNRNLLVETAHSLCKGDINTVLFTGIDNHVTFVHDPDISEIIEVEILDVAPPYPSRLCDVIRRLEKSGIFGEFGMRFTENIVDLKQFEGDNTVFPCSASGLSGKCLDNDVITEPGSLLVGCEISQALFESRFPGLEYKFISICPFSSDIVKPTKPFIARCCQAERSGQVTIDDIPGATVHWGASEFQIADAIRVLVQRLKEENR
- a CDS encoding isocitrate/isopropylmalate dehydrogenase family protein; translated protein: MKLAVIEGDGVGKEVIPAALQVLDCFPISFEKVPFEVGYGRWEKTGQAISDDDIELLRGCDCILFGAVTTPPDPNYKSVLLTIRKQLDLYANIRPIHPIKGIHGVNASSDFDILIVRENTEGMYSGIEEVGSEEAFTKRVVTKHGSARIAEVACKFAKKRNQKLTIVHKSNVLKSDTLFLDTCRQVANSMGVEHNDMLVDAMAYDMIRSPEKYGVVVATNLFGDILSDLGAALVGSLGLVPSANIGKNQAFFEPVHGSAPDIAGQGIANPIAAILSVKMLLNWMGEDEAAGKVEMAVEKAISNGVKTPDLGGKATTQELT